One window of the Salvia miltiorrhiza cultivar Shanhuang (shh) chromosome 6, IMPLAD_Smil_shh, whole genome shotgun sequence genome contains the following:
- the LOC130987551 gene encoding probable inactive histone-lysine N-methyltransferase SUVR2 isoform X2, producing MNGKETKVRVANAFRAMKGIGISEAMVKPVLKNLLIVYEKNWELIEEENYRALADAIFEKQEAEANEHSKKTVDREAADRSKKNTERLEERAQAAEELIRPLKRVRHRYQDGQSTSSAAATDSGPTMPLVIPKDEPTEVTELPNSCPPKVNASQGLVASPQPSAENESTDPQLLSKIKGKQPISPESLVAREVCDPCQPNSVTSPSHAMKLRDRGNQSLCPQTSTGEKSSLPHSSPQATSNKQWKIVRGSVPVPKQKRVSSFPLIIPKEEPVTDDVPQFVLPIAVIDPEPSIKGGASDQNGTTSELPCFEPSDLPSLNENERNEGTDVPNEARTNGELETVSSQFASNLEIASSPLGEVKISLSCNLSHVRPDFHMPSLETVLQLVEDKCLRSYNILDANFSVMSIMKEICQCFLHLNSDQNSVGPSTMDVHPTPAIDVLSKSSATDDHGAGELQLSSLNGANDPQSNTELPLHKTPLVTSCNGTDDGCHLEERDGGDDNGIHTENKEHHVEETNGLSLVVADQPVTPEIIKLHNLFDIAKGQEKVIISLVNEVNNESPPVFYYIPENVVFQKASVNFSLAHIGDSSCAACSGNCLSSSAPCACAHLVRGEFAYTTDGLVKEGLLKECISVKHDLKKHNQFFCKECPVERSKSDDIPEPCKGHLMRKFIKECWLRCGCNKQCGNRVVQRGITRNLQVFMTPEGKGWGLRTLEDLPEGAFVCEFIGEVLTNSEFFGRILRSAKQEKYSYPVLLDNAWGAKENLKDEEALCLDASNYGNVARFINHRCYDSSLVEIPVEVETSDHHYYRLALFTSRKIKAMEELTWDYGIDFDDHDHPIKAFCCQCGSKFCRNIRRSSKNDILSRSLV from the exons ATGAATGGCAAGGAGACAAAAGTTAGAGTTGCCAATGCCTTTCGTGCTATGAAGGGTATTGGAATCTCTGAAGCTATGGTGAAACCAGTTTTAAAGAATTTGCTAATAGTGTATGAAAAAAATTGGGAGCTTATAGAAGAGGAGAATTATAGGGCGCTTGCTGATGCTATATTTGAGAAACAAGAAGCAGAA GCAAACGAGCATTCAAAGAAGACTGTGGACAGGGAA GCTGCTGACCGTTCCAAGAAGAATACTGAA AGGTTGGAGGAACGAGCTCAGGCAGCTGAAGAGTTGATACGGCCTTTAAAAAGGGTGCGACATAGATACCAGGATGGTCAAAGCACCTCCTCTGCTGCAGCTACTGATAGTGGTCCTACAATGCCCCTGGTCATCCCTAAAGATGAACCAACTGAAGTTACTGAACTACCTAATTCATGTCCCCCAAAGGTAAATGCATCTCAAGGCTTGGTTGCGTCACCTCAGCCCAGTGCTGAAAATGAAAGCACTGATCCTCAGTTACTTAGTAAAATAAAAGGAAAGCAACCTATTTCTCCTGAATCCTTGGTTGCCCGTGAGGTATGTGACCCCTGCCAGCCTAATAGTGTCACAAGTCCTTCTCATGCTATGAAGCTCAGAGACAGAGGAAATCAATCACTCTGTCCTCAAACATCAACTGGGGAAAAGAGTTCATTGCCTCATAGTTCTCCCCAGGCTACTTCTAATAAACAGTGGAAGATTGTACGTGGTAGTGTTCCGGTTCCCAAACAGAAGCGTGTTTCAAGTTTTCCTTTGATTATTCCTAAAGAAGAGCCTGTTACAGATGATGTGCCACAGTTCGTGCTTCCTATTGCTGTCATTGATCCAG AGCCATCTATCAAAGGAGGTGCATCTGATCAGAATGGCACAACTAGTGAACTGCCTTGTTTTGAGCCCTCGGATTTACCATCactaaatgaaaatgaaagaaacgAGGGAACTGACGTTCCAAATGAAGCAAGAACAAATGGTGAGCTTGAAACGGTGTCAAGTCAATTTGCTTCTAACCTAGAGATTGCTTCCTCGCCTTTAGGGGAGGTGAAAATTTCCTTAAGCTGCAACTTGTCTCATGTAAGGCCTGATTTCCATATGCCTAGTCTTGAAACAGTTCTGCAATTGGTGGAGGATAAATGCCTCAGATCATATAACATTTTGGATGCAAACTTTTCCgtgatgagtattatgaaagAAATTTGCCAGTGCTTTCTACATTTAAATTCAGATCAGAATAGTGTGGGTCCTTCAACCATGGATGTGCATCCAACTCCAGCCATTGACGTACTGAGTAAATCTTCTGCTACAGATGATCATGGTGCTGGTGAACTGCAGTTAAGTTCTTTAAATGGAGCAAATGATCCCCAGTCTAATACTGAGTTACCTTTACACAAAACACCACTGGTTACTTCTTGCAATGGCACAGATGATGGCTGTCATCTGGAGGAGAGGGATGGTGGGGATGACAATGGAATCCATACTGAGAACAAAGAGCATCATGTAGAAGAAACAAATGGTCTGAGCTTGGTGGTTGCTGATCAGCCAGTAACTCCTGAAATAATCAAGCTGCATAATTTATTTGACATAGCAAAGGGACAAGAAAAAGTTATAATTTCACTGGTGAATGAGGTAAATAATGAGTCCCCGCCAGTATTCTACTACATACCTGAAAATGTGGTTTTCCAAAAGGCTTCTGTGAATTTCTCCTTGGCCCATATTGGAGATAGCAGTTGTGCTGCGTGCTCTGGGAATTGCTTGTCATCATCTGCACCTTGTGCATGTGCACATTTAGTCAGAGGTGAGTTTGCATATACTACAGATGGTCTTGTTAAGGAGGGACTTCTTAAAGAGTGTATTTCTGTGAAACATGATCTGAAGAAACACAACCAGTTTTTCTGTAAGGAATGTCCCGTGGAAAGATCAAAGAGTGATGATATCCCTGAACCGTGCAAAGGTCATCTGATGAGGAAGTTCATCAAAGAATGTTGGTTGAGATGTGGGTGCAATAAACAATGTGGCAATCGTGTGGTGCAGAGAGGAATAACTCGCAATTTACAG GTGTTCATGACCCCGGAAGGAAAAGGGTGGGGTTTACGTACTCTAGAGGACCTGCCAGAAGGTGCTTTTGTTTGTGAGTTTATTGGAGAAGTTTTAACGAATTCAGAGTTCTTTGGTCGCATTTTGAGGAGCGCCAAACAGGAGAAATATTCATATCCTGTGCTTCTGGATAATGCTTGGGGTGCTAAAGAAAACCTGAAAGATGAAGAAGCGCTTTGTTTAGATGCTTCAAATTATGGAAATGTTGCAAGGTTTATTAACCACAG ATGTTATGATTCAAGCTTAGTGGAGATACCAGTGGAAGTGGAGACTTCTGACCACCATTACTATCGT CTAGCTCTCTTCACTTCAAGAAAGATAAAGGCCATGGAAGAACTCACTTGG GATTATGGCATTGATTTTGACGACCATGATCACCCTATTAAGGCATTTTGCTGTCAATGTGGTAGCAAGTTCTGCCGCAACATTAGGCGGTCAAGTAAGAATGACATTTTATCTCGTTCATTGGTTTAA